Proteins encoded in a region of the Arvicanthis niloticus isolate mArvNil1 chromosome 16, mArvNil1.pat.X, whole genome shotgun sequence genome:
- the Triml1 gene encoding putative E3 ubiquitin-protein ligase TRIML1, translating into MSNHEKMSTADLMENLREELTCFICLDYFSSPVTTECGHSFCLMCLLKSWEEHSTPLSCPECWRTLGAPHFQANERLGRLANIGRQLRSQVLQNEEDEQSVCGRTPGPSRVFSDDEQSVTNLSPPSHGTNKAYFSSETEEKHKEKLQDIINILRKKKKEAQAILNHEKERVMLCKEETKTCKQVVVSEYMKMHQFLKEEEQLQLQLLEKEEKQNLKKLRENEIHLTQQIRHLSKMIGQLESTCQNLTLESFEEVKGAMDRYESLLFQCPETTITELSLCRITGMREMLKKFSTDITLDPATANAYLLLSDDLKSVRYGGTRQQLPDNPERFDQSATVLGSQIFTCGRHYWEVEVGKKTEWEVGICKDSVNRKGNLPKPPGDLFSLIGLKIGEDYSLWVSSPLKGQHVREPVHKVGVFLDYDSGHIAFYNATDESLIYSFPPTSFHEALRPIFSPCLPNEGTNTDPLIICHI; encoded by the exons ATGTCCAACCATGAGAAAATGTCCACGGCAGATTTGATGGAGAACCTCAGGGAAGAGCTGACCTGTTTCATCTGCTTGGATTATTTCAGCAGTCCAGTGACCACCGAGTGTGGGCACAGCTTTTGTCTAATGTGTCTCCTCAAGAGCTGGGAGGAGCACAGCACACCTTTATCTTGTCCCGAGTGCTGGAGGACTTTGGGAGCCCCTCATTTCCAAGCCAACGAGCGACTGGGGAGACTGGCTAATATTGGCAGACAGCTGAGATCCCAGGTACTGCAGAATGAGGAAGATGAGCAGAGCGTCTGTGGGAGAACACCAGGGCCCAGTAGGGTGTTCTCTGACGATGAGCAGAGTGTCACTAATCTCTCACCTCCAAGTCATGGGACGAACAAGGCGTATTTTTCAAGTGAGACTGAGGAGAAACACAAA GAAAAGCTCCAGGATATCATAAATATTTTacggaaaaagaagaaggaagctcaGGCCATCCTGAACCATGAGAAGGAGCGGGTGATGCTGTGTAAG GAGGAGACAAAGACTTGTAAGCAGGTCGTTGTGTCTGAATATATGAAGATGCATCAGTTCCTGAAGGAAGAGgaacagctccagctccagctcctggagaaggaggaaaagcagaACCTGAAGAAGCTGAGGGAAAACGAGATCCATCTGACCCAGCAAATCCGCCACCTCAGCAAAATGATTGGACAGCTTGAGTCCACCTGTCAGAACTTGACGTTAGAGTCTTTTGAG GAAGTCAAAGGAGCCATGGATCG GTATGAGTCCCTGTTGTTTCAGTGTCCAGAGACCACCATCACGGAGCTGAGCCTCTGTCGCATCACCGGGATGAGGGAGATGCTGAAAAAATTCAGTA CAGATATAACTCTAGATCCAGCCACGGCCAATGCCTACCTGCTTTTGTCCGATGATCTGAAAAGTGTGCGATACGGAGGGACCAGACAGCAATTACCTGACAATCCAGAGAGATTTGATCAGTCTGCAACTGTTTTGGGATCCCAGATCTTCACCTGCGGGAGACACTactgggaggtggaagtgggaaaGAAGACGGAGTGGGAAGTGGGCATCTGCAAGGACTCTGTGAACAGAAAAGGGAATCTCCCCAAGCCTCCTGGTGACCTCTTCTCACTCATAGGCTTAAAAATTGGTGAAGATTACAGTCTCTGGGTTTCATCACCCCTGAAGGGTCAACATGTCCGAGAGCCTGTGCATAAAGTTGGTGTGTTCCTGGACTATGACTCTGGACACATAGCCTTCTACAACGCGACTGATGAGTCCCTCATCTACAGCTTCCCTCCAACCTCTTTCCACGAAGCACTCAGACCTATCTTTTCCCCTTGTCTTCCAAATGAGGGGACAAATACAGACCCTCTGATCATCTGCCACATCTGA